One genomic segment of Drosophila melanogaster chromosome 3R includes these proteins:
- the CG14395 gene encoding uncharacterized protein, isoform J, producing MVTCKVDSQTAVAVPKMNSVRTRGKPPAAGSNSNSNSSGFRLLDGDQLENNSSVSRNSIYKLKIDLMFDDSRSMRSSRLDDPRGSHRTRSIIMYGRSELASTSGDTPRSLSSFLQDNQQGMGQGQGQTAKVLAEAAKKDVQRISNSVQAQIEQMFTDVAKDATSSFDVTCLGSLPLKDKVTSLQGLQEPLRQLYLSEVTKKKLNSGSLDICATGLRVKISALAISNGAAAPEENEALITPFHNIAVWSAVKFVISDDDGGAAFLPLITDPENIDKTALFQPLSSSEQLAVEHSIHVHAPIFAVVMRSASSPKVLECHGFICKSTEDAIVIAATLYQSLMAHVSSSSRRSTQRRAPRQQNGVSCISIASSSALASSNYLSRSQIVPSASGRRSSFRGSASGAPSRSGRKKRVSNSSLSSHSNVINETAELETSTEERRRKSHKSKRAPPVPTTVPGLGNHRSGGGGGPSRSGSIVCGNGHVTRLHQSAHHGKKTSVGSELSATVDVAPANGDILTRVAIPRSGSFLNTGGLTRYKSRAARRHSGKLGGGGGGGGGELFNEFRLHENLHSLDDILYAIIDADGMSFNDLKPIYKEFLLKLAVTLTQDELFQRSKNIMRRQKKKKQKRKASVNGSQKAKTSFFGTKSLKKVLQLGQFRSCRGKLAKPTVKESTLDSKGKPRISSPIIIGPPINHSHAQQQHQRNRAATSGSDVSVVRNEHTQGLNRNSSSGYVSCSECSYDSESCACASADRCYCSLRTEHLNHKLRQKNERTMALASPTRKPSNGAVLPTNTAGTAANNRHSLISCRSDDKCYCSMVEEEPASSMERDSANNTHTETTTSCDSDSCVSASKCYCKRTHRRQRSAAAAAISEDSLSQQQRKSRPGNAGAGGARKGKSAEKLGLDYELFSISGSGQPVQPHEALSVKKSVEAAAVFADMKLSQTTDIKSLCPPKGPGSRIGNGSCRSYASSRRSSYRTRESFSTDRLGGGLPPPMPLGSGMGLAGGGSADNLLANLKAMEAKAASIRSTASRSRMGSYQSMRAVSASLEDSLGYLP from the exons ATGGTCACCTGCAAGGTGGACTCTCAGACCGCGGTCGCTGTGCCCAAAATGAACTCGGTCCGGACCCGTGGAAAGCCCCCCGCCgccggcagcaacagcaatagcaactcCTCCGGCTTTCGGCTCCTGGACGGCGACCAGCTCGAAAACAATTCGAGTGTCAGCCGCAACTCGATCTACAAACTGAAGATCGATCTCATGTTTGACGATTCCAG ATCCATGCGAAGCAGCCGCCTTGACGATCCCCGTGGATCGCATCGCACCCGCTCCATCATCATGTATGGGCGCAGTGAGTTGGCCAGCACCTCGGGCGACACGCCGCGCTCCCTGAGCAGCTTCCTGCAGGACAACCAGCAGGGAATGGGTCAGGGTCAGGGGCAGACGGCCAAGGTGCTGGCCGAGGCGGCCAAGAAGGACGTGCAGCGGATCAGCAACAGTGTGCAGGCCCAGATCGAGCAGATGTTCACGGACGTGGCCAAAGATGCGACCAGCAGCTTCGATGTCACCTGTCTAGGTTCGCTGCCACTGAAGGACAAGGTGACCAGTCTGCAGGGCCTGCAGGAGCCACTGCGTCAGCTGTACCTCAGTGAGGTGACCAAGAAG AAGCTCAACTCTGGATCGCTGGATATCTGTGCCACCGGACTGAGAGTGAAGATCAGCGCTCTGGCCATCTCAAATGGAGCGGCTGCTCCGGAGGAGAACGAGGCCCTCATAACGCCCTTCCACAACATTGCCGTGTGGTCGGCGGTGAAGTTCGTCATATCTGACGACGATGGTGGTGCCGCCTTTCTGCCCCTGATCACCGATCCAGAAAATATCGACAAGACTGCCCTGTTCCAGCCACTCAG CTCCAGCGAGCAGCTGGCGGTGGAGCACAGCATCCATGTGCACGCGCCCATTTTCGCGGTGGTAATGCGGTCGGCCAGTTCACCCAAGGTGCTCGAGTGCCATGGTTTCATTTGCAAGAGCACCGAGGACGCCATAGTGATCGCGGCCACGCTCTACCAGAGTCTGATGGCTCACGTAAGCAGCAGTTCCCGGCGGAGCACCCAGCGGAGGGCACCGCGTCAACAGAACGGAGTTAGTTGCATCAGCATCGCCAGCAGCTCGGCATTGGCCAGCTCAAACTACCTGTCGCGGTCGCAGATTGTGCCTAGTGCCTCTGGACGTCGCAGCTCCTTCCGGGGCAGTGCCAGTGGTGCTCCATCCCGTTCTGGTCGAAAGAAGCGGGTGTCCAATAGCTCTCTAAGCTCACACAGTAATGTCATCAACGAGACGGCAGAGTTGGAAACGTCGACGGAGGAGCGCAGGCGCAAATCCCACAAGTCTAAGCGAGCTCCTCCGGTTCCCACAACCGTTCCTGGTTTGGGTAACCACAGaagcggcggaggaggagggcCATCGCGAAGTGGCAGCATTGTATGTGGCAATGGTCATGTGACCCGGCTGCATCAAAGCGCTCATCACGGCAAGAAGACTTCCGTGGGTTCGGAACTATCTGCCACTGTCGACGTGGCACCCGCCAACGGGGACATACTCACGCGTGTGGCCATTCCCAGATCCGGCAGCTTTCTCAACACCGGAGGACTGACACGCTACAAGTCGCGGGCGGCGAGACGCCATTCCGGCAAGCTAGGCggtggaggcggcggcggaggagg CGAACTGTTTAACGAATTTCGCCTGCACGAGAACCTGCACTCGCTGGACGACATCCTGTACGCCATCATCGACGCGGACGGCATGTCCTTCAACGATCTAAAGCCCATCTACAAGGAGTTTCTGCTGAAGCTGGCTGTCACACTGACCCAGGATGAGCTCTTCCAGCGTTCCAAGAACATCATGAGGCGccagaagaaaaagaagcagaaGCGCAAGGCTAGTGTTAATGGATCACAG AAAGCAAAGACGAGTTTTTTCGGCACAAAGAGTTTGAAGAAGGTGCTCCAACTGGGCCAGTTTCGCTCGTGCCGCGGCAAGTTGGCAAAGCCGACGGTGAAGGAGTCCACGCTAGACAGCAAGGGCAAGCCCAGGATCAGTTCGCCCATCATCATTGGACCGCCCATCAACCACAGCCACgcccagcaacagcaccagcgGAATAGGGCGGCCACAAGCGGTTCCGATGTCTCCGTGGTGCGGAACGAGCACACCCAAGGACTCAAtcgaaacagcagcagcgg ATACGTGTCCTGTTCTGAGTGCAGCTATGACTCCGAGTCCTGCGCCTGCGCCTCCGCCGATCGCTGCTACTGCAGCCTACGAACGGAGCACCTGAACCACAAGTTGCGCCAGAAGAATGAACGGACCATGGCCCTGGCCTCACCCACGCGAAAGCCCTCGAACGGAGCTGTCCTGCCAACCAATACAGCAGGAACTGCAGCCAACAACCGGCACTCGTTGATATCCTGCCGCTCGGACGACAAGTGTTACTGCTCCAtggtggaggaggagccgGCCAGCTCGATGGAACGCGACTCGGCCAACAACACGCACACGGAAACCACTACATCGTGTGACTCCGACAGCTGTGTGAGCGCCAGCAAATGCTATTGCAAGCGAACCCATCGTCGCCAGCGATCCGCGGCGGCGGCAGCCATCAGCGAGGATTCCCTGTCGCAACAGCAGCGCAAATCCCGCCCAGGCAACGCAGGAGCTGGAGGGGCACGCAAGGGAAAGTCTGCGGAGAAGTTGGGCCTGGACTACGAGCTCTTTAGCATCAGCGGAAGCGGTCAACCGGTGCAGCCGCACGAGGCACTGAGCGTGAAGAAGAGcgtggaggcggcggcggtcTTTGCGGACATGAAGCTCAGCCAGACGACTGACATTAAAAGCCTGTGCCCACCGAAGGGTCCTGGATCGAGGATTGGCAATGGTAGCTGTCGGTCGTACGCCTCTTCCAGAAGGTCCTCGTACCGCACCCGCGAATCCTTTAGCACGGATCGGTTGGGTGGAGGCCTCCCACCGCCGATGCCTCTGGGCAGTGGCATGGGTTTGGCGGGCGGAGGAAGTGCCGACAATCTGCTGGCGAATCTAAAGGCCATGGAGGCCAAGGCCGCCTCCATTCGTAGCACCGCCAGCAGGAGCCGCATGGGCAGCTATCAGTCGATGCGGGCGGTCAGCGCCTCGCTAGAGGATTCGCTGGGTTACTTGCCATAG